taataaaaagacCGTATCGAGTAGACATCCGCAAAAAGCATCAAATAGCAGCCGACGGCACAAAAAAACAGTGTGTATGCGCACGGAGACACAAATAAGTatcatattaattaattttcattcTAGTTCAGCGCACGATCGTTCTGACATGTTCGTAATGAGCCGTTTTCCTTTGTGAACTCCCCAAATTTAGATAGTCGAGCTGTCTATctgaatctgtgagcaggttAAAAGGATGTAATTAGATTGAATTACTATGACAAACCAAAATCGCATTAAGATGACAGAAAAAAGACGGATCTTATGTTAAATAGATCGTGGAAAAAAGTTATAGCCTATATAAAAATTAGAAGGAGGACTTTAGTTAACATAAGAAGCTTCACATTCAGAGCAATGCAGGTGACATTAAATGTCAGTATGGTcgtatttttttttggctttaaCGGGCTACCCAGAAATAAGAACCCCAAATATATTTTATAGAAACTGTTTGCTGAAATGAAGTTTATTCTGGACGAAATATTGCCACCCGACAGCAGTTAAATCccaaattaattaaattcacATATATTAACATTTGTCTTAATGTCACGTTTCCATAGAAAAAGACGTTGTATCGTCCACTCACAGACCGCTTGCAACTTGTAGGTATTATTGATTGTAATGAATTAAAGGCtataacatgaaaaaaaaaacaacgccAGATGAATTTCCAGACCACGTTTGCTTTACGAAGAAAGTGAAATTCGTTTGTTATATTCTTCTAAGCCTACAAGGCAAAATAACATATTAACACATGTTAATACAGGCCTACTGTATTAAGATCAAAATCCACCGGTCTGCATGACAGTTCATTTCAAAACAAGTGGCACGAAGCTGTGTGCATCAATAAGTTTATATATAATTGCATTCAAATTACCTTATAGATGGAAACTTATACACCGGAATGATTCACAGAAACAAAATTtggaaaaacacatttatcaagAAATTTGAATGGAAAACGCATAGTTCGAAAACAGAGAAACTTTTAAGTCTGTACTTCAGTATAATGCTACTGATTAACTGTCTTTGAAGCACCGAATTAcatgaaatgtacattttagtCCAGAAAGTTCCTAAGGAGGAGAGAAGCCAGCGCAGCCTCGTGCATGACAGCACTTCATTGACGAAGCGGCCGGCACCGTCACAGCCTCCCAGTCCAGCCTTTGCCTTCCCATAATGGAAAGATACGTTTGATAGATGGGGCCCATTCACAAAGACGCCGCACTCATTAACCAGTCTGCTGAAACGCGCGCTTGCTCTTTCCATATTTatattcataaaaaataaatagatgtaAGCCGACACTAGTGATGCCACTCGgcgttatttaaaaataataatcatggGCTCAAAGAagcaacattttaaaaagccactATATGATATGGAAATTACTGCTTGAAACTATATAGGCTATTGACCGTGTATTACTGTAGAAACATATAAAAGCCTTTTAAATGTCCCACCCAACCTACTGATAGCAATCAATACTGTTCTGTAGTATATAATTAAGTGATAATTATTGTAATTATGTGCGTTTTTCGGGCAGAAGCCGTTGATAACTTACGGAAACGAAGAATTTCCAGTTCAATTACAATTTACGTGACCTACAGACGATGGCGGTATTAATTTTCTTAAGCAGAATGTGAGGCACACAGCTGTGTGATTGGTTTGCCTCCGGTCCAGCACTGGCTTTGGTACTTATTTGTACTTACCCTCGCGTCCGGGAGGGAAAGAGAGAATGCTGAATACTCTGATAATTTATACTGCGTAAAGCAAGCGAAAGGGCGTATAGCGTAATAGCAACGGATTTCTCTCCCAAACCCTCAAGAAAACCAATAAGGCAAAATACTTTTAGTGTCAATATGATtctataattaataaataaatatttacaaaaatacatttttcaggCACTTcccaaaatatattttataggGTTAGAAAATAAATGATTATAGACAAAACAATGCAGTCTGACGAAATACGCGTACAATACATACAATACAGTATTAGTACAGTATTACTTGGAATATAATATTATGAATATTCATTGAAAGGAATGCGTACCACAGCTGAGACGCACGACATTAAGGGTTGGACAGACATAAAGACAATCTGAACACAAGGCATCTGCCTCCACTTTAGCTACAACTGAACAATGCATAAGAGCAAAGCCAGGCTAACATGCCGTGGGTTTTTTCTTTATGAAGATACATTTTATATACGGTTTCTCCTTGCGGCCTAAATATCAGTTCAGTTTATTGAAAGTGCATAGAATCGTTTTGATGACTCTGGTAAGAGCAGGCCGGGGCGAGACAGTAACCCAGCCACAAAGGGCATTTATCTGTGACTGATGGAAACAGTCAGGCTGGTTTCTCATCAGACCCAGAATCCCGCTGGCCAGGGTTCTGACTGCTGTCACATGACAGGGTCGTCACATGACCAGCCAATCCACACTCCCATTTCCTGACCACTCCTGACCTTTGAAGTAAAACATACAAGTACACGATCTACAGGATGGCAGGAGAGACAAAAAAAAGGAGCTACAACTGAACTTCAGGACTCATCCCATGACTTGGCTGTTGCCCGGACAACCGCGAGCAGGACATCTCAGAGCTCCGTTCTCAGCCATCTGATGGGATTTAACACAGAAGGCAAGAGGCAGCCTTATTCATTACGCTGGGCTTTCAAGCCATTTCCctgaaactgatttattattctGCAAACAACAGCTTTAACTAAATGCTTCACTTTAACACAACTAACAATTAACAATAAAACCAGAGCACAAGCGCATAACACCTGTGTAATATTAAGTCTGGTCCTGATACCCTTTACACAGCAGATGTATGATATTATAACAGGTTAAGTGTGAAGATTTTGAAGTCTTTTGTCAGAAATACCACAGACTTAAAATACCAAAAAAGGTTGTGTAATAAATTCCCACAGGGATATAATCATTTGcacacaaaatatatacagcattACGGCTCTTTACGTTAAACTGTTCTGAAATGAAACAGCCGTGTCTGCTTCCTAATTCATCCTGGTGTATAAATACATGTAGAAAGTTCTCTGTCCCTCAGGGTGCTGCTGGTTATCAACACCGATCCCTTCGCCATGGCAACCAACCCGAGGTAAACAGCGAGCAGCCTGAGCCAGAAATGGGTTTCCCCGACTCGACTTCCTTTCAGGAGCGGCACTCGCAAGGGGCGGGGGGGTCGACTCCCACGAGTGTCAACTGTCGTTAAGCACTGAATTACAGCCTGCCACTGGCAGAATGGATGATAACCATGTTGTTTTGGGCTCTTCCTACAGTTTTTGGGTCTTTAAAGTGGACTATTTCTGGTGTGTGGGGTACACCGGGtaatgggggaggagggggttaCGTTAAAAACAGCAGGGGGGAGGTGAGTGAGTGTTACAGGGTTGCAACTCAGAGAAACACCCATAGAGAACTttgatatataaaaaaaataaatatctatGGGAGGACTGagtctccatggcaacagtgACAGCATGTGACCCTTATGTTGAAAGAGCAATGGCCAAGTAAACAGCAGACATACTTATATTCCCCCTTGGCCTCCTCTCAGTTCCTGAGGTCCTTCTGCTCGAAGACGACGTGGCCCACCAGGTAGATGGCGACGGAGCCGAAGATGGCGGACGAGGCCATGTAGGTGGTGACGGACTCCGTGAGCTGGACGATCATGCCCATGAAGAGCGTGGGGAAGACCTGCGACAGGAGGAAGGTGCTGTCCAGCATGGCGAAGTCCAGACCCACTCCGCGCTTCCCGTGATCCTGCGCCGGGGGGGGAGCCGGGGCCGCCGCAGGGCCCTTCAGGGGCCCAGAGTGTCCGGCGGTGTCCCCCACGAAGAACACGGCCCCGTTGGCGTTGCAGAGTGCGCGGCTCAGCTCTCCGCTGGCACCCTCTGCAGTCAAACACACCACCTCATGTGAGGCCAGGCTTCCGTTACTTTTACTGTATTTCGGTTGTTTTTTTGGCATGAAAACCtgaaaaggagggaaaaaaaaaaaggaaaaacatttgATCAGTTTTAGAAAACCATGAAACTAAGCCCTGTTGACATACAGGATGCAATGTCTCAGGTCTGTGGGCCTAAGCTTAACTTTAGAGTTACAAATAaagcctgtagggggcgccctCCGCATGGATGGTGGGGAGGGCGGAGTGCAGGGTACAGATGTAGGCCCACCTCCTCTTCCTTGTGGTAGTGGCAGGTGAGCGTGTAGGGCAGCGTCTGCAGCGTGGCGTAGGCGAAGCCGGTGAGCGCTGACATGACGGTGACCAGCGCCACGCTCTTGGACAGGCAGATGACCAGCGCGGAGGCCGTGAAGCTGGCCATGCTGCCCAGGTAGACGCGGCGCGTTCCGAAGCGACGCACCAGCCGGCTCATGGCCAGCGAGAAGACGGTGGAGGTGGCGCACTGCAGGAAGAGGCCCAGGCTGCCCATACGGATCCCTGGAGGGGACAAAAAAGGTCACGGAATTCAGAAACAGCAATAATGGCAGATCTATCAATGTCCATGTTGACTTCTGTCTGAAACTCAATAAACGGGTCTGAAGTAACCATACGGTGGGCAGGACAGTGTCTTAAAGCACATATCGGGGTGTTTAATACATCAGAAAAACTGAACGGCCTTGGAGAGAGAATCTTCCTGCTCGCCAAACCAATTTGGGGAATCTGGCTTAGATGCCAGCCCACTGCAGTCCAATTATTTCACCATTTGGCAGGAAAACAGGAAGCGCGTTTTCTCAGGGATTGTTCTCTCCCTGAGCTTGAGATGCTGCAGAGGGTATCAGCATAACACAGACCCCCCCCGGGACAGGCCCCCGTCAGCGCCATCGGCAGGCGAGATTGACAGGCCCTGACAGCGTCACCAATCCCTCTTCCTGATGCCTGTCTGATGTCTTGCGTGGCCACGTGCCCCGTGGGGCAGATACCACACTGCTGACCGCGCAATGTCCTACACTGACACGGCGGGCGGACAGGGGATGCAGCACAGGACTAACACAGAAAGCTACACTGACACTAAGTCCATGTGCAATTCCGTTGTGCTTGCGCGCGGACAATAAAgttcttgaatcttgaatgtgtatgtgtggggaAATCTCTAATAAAGATAAGTTAAAACTGACAGCGATGTTatgcctgacacacacacacaccacctcaGTCGTTTAGTGGCGtttggctcagcaggttagaaAGCCATACCTGTGACCAGAAGcttgttggttcgaatcccagggtcagcagagtgatgacaCTGTTGTcggagcaaggcccttaacccccaattgctctagGAACTATCTGCCCCTGTTTCTGaaatgtatgtcgctttgaaaaaaaacatctgctaaacaTGATGTAAatgcacaaaaacacaaatgatGTCACTGCCCTCAGAGAGAGTTAGAGCTACCGGCACAAGtgtgttaatgtgtgtgtgtacagatcATAAAGTAACATTTAAGAGCTTTGTGGAAGGAGCAGAAGTAGGAGTGGAGGAGCTGCTCCTGAACAGGTCTCCTTCCCCAAGCTCCTGTGGGATCTGCATTGTTCCAGAAATTTCCACTGCCTTATCTGCTGCAGCTTCCCCCTGGGGGTGGGCTGCCACCGCATTGCCCACGTTCATACGTGTGTTTCTGGCTTCCATGTTGCACACCCCCTGACCGCGGGGAACACGAGCATTCAGCTGCATGGGAGTCAGCGGTGAGGGAGGGCATAGGCTGACAGGATAATCACACCCGCGAGGTAGGAatgtatgaaaataaataaaattaccaAAAAAAGAGGAATGATTGAGAGTAGGATGATAGCTGCACCTGTCAGTATGTAAAGATCCTGTCAGGGTTTTTATGGTGAAGACAGCTGCTGTGCAGAAGGTGGCCAGGTGGGGGCGCCACAGACAGGGGGAGGAGAGAGGGGAGCACAGAGAGTGGGTGGAAATGGGAGCACAGGGAGTACAGAAGGCAACGTACAAAATGAGGCCATTAGGCGCTAGCTAACGGAAGGCAAAGTACGATGTGAGGCGATTAGGCGCTAGCTAACAGAGGAGTGGTGGCGGGATCGACCTTCATCGTAGCGCTGCCTGGACGCCGTGCCGGGGGCTGCGCTGGGCACGCCCTCGTAGAGCCCCTCTCCCACAAAGTCCGTGTAGAAGAGGACGAAGGACATGACGGCCATCCAACTGCAGAGCTGCGCCGCGCATAGTCGCCGCATCACCTGCGGCACGTGGCAGTAGCTGCGGTACAGAGCGGGGGTCACGGACCAGCAGGCACGGAGCAGGCACAGCAGTGGGCGCGGCCCCCGGAGGCGAGGCCGGCAGTGGGGCATCGGGCAGCAGGGGCGTGGGAGTGCAGTGCAGCGGACAGCCTCCAGGGGGCGTGGCTCCATGGCCATACTGCACGGTGGCTCCTCCACGGACACCTTCATGGTGATCAGGACGCTGGCCACGAAGATGAGGATGAGCACGGCAAAGAGGCTCTCCTCCTGGCCCCCCAGGTAGGTGGATAGCAGCCCCCCACTCCAGTCCAGCACCGGCAGCAGGTATCCCACGCAGCCCCCCAGGCTGACCATGAAGGAGAACATGGAGAAGGCCTGACCGCACGCCTCCTCCTCAGCGTACAGGTCGGAGAGCAGCGCCTCCAGCGGCGTGAAGCACACCTGGCCGCAGAAGTCCAGCAGGCCCACGCCGAGGATGAGGAGgcccacctgcagggggcgccctccACGGCCCAGGCGGGCAGCCAGCACGTCGGCGTGCGGGATGATGAGGAGGGACAGCAGCACGCCCAGCGACAGCAGCCAGATGAAGGGGCGACGGCGGCCGTAGCTACTGACGCAGCGGTCGCTGGCTGAGCCGATGAGCGGGATGAAGAGGAGCCCCAGCACCGGCCCGATACCTGCAGCAGAGCAGGAAAGGGAACCCCGGAGGGTAAGTGGAGGGGGAACGACGCCCCCCAGAGGTAAAACTGCGTAACGACA
The nucleotide sequence above comes from Paramormyrops kingsleyae isolate MSU_618 chromosome 3, PKINGS_0.4, whole genome shotgun sequence. Encoded proteins:
- the LOC111857195 gene encoding solute carrier family 45 member 3, whose product is MPGWRAQGRLVLLNSLTCGLEICVAAGITYVPPLLLEAGVEEQYMTMVLGIGPVLGLLFIPLIGSASDRCVSSYGRRRPFIWLLSLGVLLSLLIIPHADVLAARLGRGGRPLQVGLLILGVGLLDFCGQVCFTPLEALLSDLYAEEEACGQAFSMFSFMVSLGGCVGYLLPVLDWSGGLLSTYLGGQEESLFAVLILIFVASVLITMKVSVEEPPCSMAMEPRPLEAVRCTALPRPCCPMPHCRPRLRGPRPLLCLLRACWSVTPALYRSYCHVPQVMRRLCAAQLCSWMAVMSFVLFYTDFVGEGLYEGVPSAAPGTASRQRYDEGIRMGSLGLFLQCATSTVFSLAMSRLVRRFGTRRVYLGSMASFTASALVICLSKSVALVTVMSALTGFAYATLQTLPYTLTCHYHKEEEVFMPKKQPKYSKSNGSLASHEVVCLTAEGASGELSRALCNANGAVFFVGDTAGHSGPLKGPAAAPAPPPAQDHGKRGVGLDFAMLDSTFLLSQVFPTLFMGMIVQLTESVTTYMASSAIFGSVAIYLVGHVVFEQKDLRN